The following is a genomic window from Streptomyces chrestomyceticus JCM 4735.
CCTCCCGTACGAGCGCCAGCGGCGCCACCGCGTTGACCTCCAGCGCCGCCCGCAGCCCGTCCAGCGGCTGCGCCTCCAGCCGCACCAGCGGCTCGGCACCCAGCACGCTCGCGTTGTTCACCAGCAGATCCAGCCCGCCCAGTTCCCGCGCCGCGGCCACCAGCTCCGCCCGGTGCGCGGCGTCCGCCACGTCCCCGGGCAGCGCCACCACCCGCGCCCCCGCCCGGCGCAGCCCCCGCGCCGCCTCCGCCAGCGGCCCGGCCGACCTGGCGTCCACCACCAGGTCCCAGCCGCGCCCGGCCAGCGCCGCGCCCAGCGCACGCCCCAGCCCCTTCGATGCTCCCGTGATGACCGCCACCGGCATGGCCCGAACCACCTCTCGTCTCGATGGGCGCCGTCGTCGCCCCGATACGCGTCCTTGCTGCTCACGCTAGGAACCGGACGGCCCGGGCCACCTCGGGCAGCGGGCGGGACGAGCGAGGGCACTTCGCCCTAGTCCGGTGGACCCAAGCGAAGGCCGCCGGTGGTCCGATACGGCTGTCACCGCCCGCCGGTACCGTGAAGCCATGACCAACGGACCGGGAGACGGACACGGGCCGGGAGACGGGCCGGGCGCCGGGATCCCCGCCGTGAGCAGCGCGATCCTCGCCATGAGCCGGCACCTGGAGGTGCGCGACGTGCTCAAGACGATCGTCGCCTCCGCCCGCGAACTGCTCGACGCCGAGTACGCCGCCCTCGGCGTGCCCGACGACCACGGCGGCTTCGCCCAGTTCGTGGTCGACGGCGTCGGTGAGGAACAGTGGAAGGCCATCGGCCCGCTGCCGCGCCAGCACGGCATCCTCGCCGCGATGCTGCACAACGCCACCCCGGAGCGGCTCGCCGACGTCCGCGCCGACCCCCGCTTCGGCGGCTGGCCCGCCGCCCACCCGGACATGTCCGACTTCATCGGCCTGCCGGTCGCCGACGGCGACGAGATCCTCGGCGCGCTCTTCCTCGCCAACAAGAAGTGCCCCAAGCCCGCGGGCGGCTGCGGCTTCACCGCCGAGGACGAACGGCTGCTCGGCATACTCGCCCAGCACGCCGCCATCGCCCTGACCAACGCCCGCCTCTACGAGCGCAGCCGCGAACTGACCATCGCGGGGGAGCGCGCCCGCCTCGCCCACGAACTGCACGACGCCGTCGCCCAGAAACTCTTCTCGCTCCGGCTGACCGCCCAGGCCGCCACCGCCCTGGTGGACCGCGACCCGGCGCGCGCCAAGGGCGAGTTGCAGCAGGTCGCCGCCCTCGCCGCGGAGGCCGCCGACGAACTGCGCGCCGCCGTCGTCGAGTTGCGCCCCGCCGCCCTGGACGAGGACGGCCTCGTCGCCACCCTGCGCTCGCAGACCCAGGTCCTGGACCGCGCCCATCACGCACACGTCACCTTCGAGGCCCAGGGCGTCCGCGCCCTGCCCGCCGCCCAGGAGGAAGCACTGCTGCGGGTCGCCCAGGAAGCCCTGCACAACGCCCTGCGGCACGCCGGCGCCGACCGCGTCGCGGTCACCCTCGTACGGCACGGCCAGGGCGCCCTGCTGCGCGTCGCCGACGACGGCCGCGGCTTCGACACCGGCGCGGTCCGCCGCGCGGGCCGTCATCTGGGCCTGGTGTCGATGCGCGACCGGGCGAGCGGCGTCGGCGGCCGGCTCACCGTGGAATCGGAGCCCGGCAAGGGCACCGCTGTGGAGATGGAGGTGCCTGGTGGGTGACACCGGAGCAATCAGGGTGCTGTTGGTGGACGATCACCAGGTCGTCCGCCGCGGACTGCGCACGTTCCTGGAGGTCCAGGACGACATCGAGGTGGTGGGGGAGGCGTCCGACGGCGCCGAGGGCATCGCCGCCGCCGAGCAACTGCGCCCGGACGTCGTCCTGATGGACGTCAAGATGCCGGGCATGGACGGCATCGAAGCCCTCCGCAAGCTGCGCGAACTGGACAACCCGGCGCGCGTGCTCGTCGTCACCAGCTTCACCGAGCAGCGCACCGTCGTCCCGGCGCTCCGCGCGGGCGCCGCGGGCTACGTCTACAAGGACGTCGACCCGGACGCGCTGGCCGGCGCCATCCGTTCCGTGCACGCCGGACACGTCCTGCTCCAGCCCGAGGTGGCCGGCGCGCTGCTCTCCCAGGAGGACGGCAACAACGGGCAGGGGCGCGGCACCTCGCTGACCGAACGGGAGCGCGAGGTCCTCGGCCTGATAGCGGACGGCCGCTCCAACCGGGAGATCGCCCGCGCGCTGGTGCTGTCCGAGAAGACCGTCAAGACCCATGTGTCCAACATCCTGATGAAGCTGGACCTGGCCGACCGCACCCAGGCCGCCCTCTGGGCGGTCCGGCACGGCATCGGCGCCTGAGAGCCGGAGGGAGCGGCGGCGGGCCGGCGGCCGGGTGTCGCCCGGCGCCGGTCCGACTATCAGGGCGTGCGCCCGTCCGCCGTCATCCCATCCGAGATTCATACCGTCGGGTGTACGTCACCCGGGTGGCGCAACCCGTCAGGCGTCCGGCCGTTCTCCATGACGTGCCGCGGAAGTCGACCGCGGCCGTTGTGAGGAGAGGTTCAGAGAAGTGAAGAACATCAAGAGGGCCGTGGCCGTCACGATCGCCACGGGCGGACTCGCCGTCGCCGGTGCCGGTATCGCCTCCGCCCAGGGTGTCGCGCAGGGCCACGCCGTGAACTCCCCCGGCGTCGCCTCCGGCAACCTGCTCCAGGTCCCGGTGCACGTCCCGGTCAACGTCACCGGCAACACCGTCTCGGTCGTCGGCGTCCTGAACCCGGCCTTCGGGAACCGCAGCCACAACTCCTGACCGCCTCCGCGCGACGGGCCGGCCCGGCCACCCACCCCCGACGGGCCGGCCTCGCCGAGCACCCGATGACCACCACCCCACGGCCCCGCGCCGACACGTGAGGAACACTTCCATGAACACCGCCAAGAAGGCCGCCTTCGTCCTCGCCACCGCCGGGCTGGCCGCCGGTGCCGCCGCCGGGTCCGCCGCCGCGACCGGACACGCGCACGCCAACGGCGCGGCCGCCAAGTCCCCCGGTGTCCTCTCGGGCAATCTCGTACAGGTCCCCGTGAGCGTGCCGGTCAACGTCTCCGGCAACACCGTCAGCGTCGTCGGTGTGCTGAACCCGGCCCACGGCAACGCCGCCGCGAACCACTGACCCACACGGCACACCCCGCCGCACCTCCCGGACCGCGTCAGCACCGCGGCCACCCGAGGCCCCGCCCGGCCGCACCCCGGCCGGCGGGGCCTTTCCCGTACGGAGACGGCCCGGCCCCGCCCCCTGCGCTCACCCCCGGCGCCGCTCCGCCTCCTCCACATACGCGTTGTACGCCGCCACCTGCGCCCGCCGCGCCGTGCGCTCCACCGGACGCAGCGCCTCGGCCCGCGCCGCCATCTCGGACGCGCTCACCGCACCGCCGTGCTCCCGCCCGTCCCCGTCGGCGCCCCGCGCGATGTCGATGAGCGCGCCGACCCGCTGCGCCAGCTCCAGCACCCGCACCGCCCGCGGCGGATAACCGGGCGCCAGCACCTGCCGCCCGGCCTCGGCCCGCGCGCGGTACGCCTCCAGCGCCGCCTGCGCGACCGGTCCGGAGCCCGCCACGTCCAGCCGGGAGAGCACCTCGGTCGCCTCCCGCAGCGCCTCCGCCAGCTCCCGCTCCGCCTCGCCGAGCGACGGCACGTCCGCCGGGGGAGCGTCCCGGACGGGCAGGCAGTGCCAGACCACCTCGACACGCACGTCCTCACGCGGCACCGCGGCGTCCTCCGGGCCGGACTCCCACACCTCCGGGACGAGCCCGAGCGCCGCCCCGGACGCCAGCACCGCCTCCTCGGCCTCCATCGCCCGCGCGTTGAACTCCGCGGGACCGCTCAGCCCCAGCGGATGACCGGGCACCGGCAGCGCCACCCGCAGGCCGGTCGCCCCCAGCGTCCGCAGCCGCCCCAGGGCGAGCGTCAGCCCGACCGGGCCCGGCTCCCCGGGCAGGCCCCGCACGCGGTGCACCGCGTCGTCCTCCGCGATCCGCTGTGCGGCTTCATCAGGTGAGACAAGCCCGGCCAACAGGGCATTTCCCCACGCGGCCAGCCGTCCCGAACGAGGTTCATCGAGCATGTCCCCAGCCTAAGGACAGGCACTGACATCGAGTGGCGTAGGTTTGCAGGGGGGATGCGCCCACAGGCGCACGAGACCGACCGAGATGCAATGGGAGACAACGCGCTCATGAGCGATGTGCTGGAGCTGGTGGACGTATCCGTGGTCCGCGAAGGACGGGCTCTGGTGGACCAGGTCTCCTGGTCGGTCAAGGAGGGCGAGCGCTGGGTGATCCTCGGCCCCAACGGCGCCGGCAAGACCACCCTGCTCAACGTCGCCTCCAGCTACGTCTTCCCGAGCACCGGCACCGCCTCGATCCTCGGCGAGACCCTCGGCAAGGTCGACGTCTTCGACCTGCGCCCGCGCATCGGCGTGGCCGGCATCGCCCTCGCCGACAAGCTGCCGCGCAGCCAGACCGTCCTGCAGACCGTGCTCACCGCCGCGTACGGCATGACCGCCGGCTGGCGCGAGCAGTACGAGGACATCGACGAGCAGCGCGCCCGCGCCTTCCTCGACCGGCTCGGCATGAACGACTACCTCGACCGGAAGTTCGGCACCCTCTCCGAGGGCGAGCGCAAGCGCACCCTCATCGCCCGCGCGATGATGACCGACCCCGAGCTGCTCCTCCTGGACGAGCCCGCGGCCGGCCTCGACCTCGGCGGCCGCGAGGACCTCGTACGC
Proteins encoded in this region:
- a CDS encoding GAF domain-containing sensor histidine kinase, with the protein product MTNGPGDGHGPGDGPGAGIPAVSSAILAMSRHLEVRDVLKTIVASARELLDAEYAALGVPDDHGGFAQFVVDGVGEEQWKAIGPLPRQHGILAAMLHNATPERLADVRADPRFGGWPAAHPDMSDFIGLPVADGDEILGALFLANKKCPKPAGGCGFTAEDERLLGILAQHAAIALTNARLYERSRELTIAGERARLAHELHDAVAQKLFSLRLTAQAATALVDRDPARAKGELQQVAALAAEAADELRAAVVELRPAALDEDGLVATLRSQTQVLDRAHHAHVTFEAQGVRALPAAQEEALLRVAQEALHNALRHAGADRVAVTLVRHGQGALLRVADDGRGFDTGAVRRAGRHLGLVSMRDRASGVGGRLTVESEPGKGTAVEMEVPGG
- a CDS encoding response regulator, producing the protein MGDTGAIRVLLVDDHQVVRRGLRTFLEVQDDIEVVGEASDGAEGIAAAEQLRPDVVLMDVKMPGMDGIEALRKLRELDNPARVLVVTSFTEQRTVVPALRAGAAGYVYKDVDPDALAGAIRSVHAGHVLLQPEVAGALLSQEDGNNGQGRGTSLTEREREVLGLIADGRSNREIARALVLSEKTVKTHVSNILMKLDLADRTQAALWAVRHGIGA
- a CDS encoding chaplin, yielding MKNIKRAVAVTIATGGLAVAGAGIASAQGVAQGHAVNSPGVASGNLLQVPVHVPVNVTGNTVSVVGVLNPAFGNRSHNS
- a CDS encoding chaplin family protein, with the protein product MNTAKKAAFVLATAGLAAGAAAGSAAATGHAHANGAAAKSPGVLSGNLVQVPVSVPVNVSGNTVSVVGVLNPAHGNAAANH
- a CDS encoding ABC transporter ATP-binding protein, whose translation is MSDVLELVDVSVVREGRALVDQVSWSVKEGERWVILGPNGAGKTTLLNVASSYVFPSTGTASILGETLGKVDVFDLRPRIGVAGIALADKLPRSQTVLQTVLTAAYGMTAGWREQYEDIDEQRARAFLDRLGMNDYLDRKFGTLSEGERKRTLIARAMMTDPELLLLDEPAAGLDLGGREDLVRRLGRLARDPYAPSMIMVTHHVEEIPPGFTHVLMIRQGKVLSAGPLDLELTSSNLSHCFGLPLVVERNGDRWTAQGLPLS